From a region of the Neobacillus niacini genome:
- a CDS encoding EpsG family protein, whose protein sequence is MTILWINLAIVFILSFFSRYFAVSTTGMLSSVPIKPNKALVFGTMVSLALVAGLRSNIGDTYFYKHSFEMNDFTWEFINSQKDIGFGLLQMVLKRYSNDPQILILTTAIITNILIVLVLYKYSRMFELSMFVYITGGLFLISMNGIRQCLAAAVIFTATKFLIEGSLLKYILVILVASTFHQSALVLIPIYFLVRYKAWSKATFILLFFSILIVLGFDKFSTILFSAIKDTEYGHYQNFNEGGASIIRVAVNLVPIAISYFGREKLRKIFPESDIIVNMSIIGFVFMIISTQNWIFARFSIYFTLYHLILISWIVKVFSEKDQRVIYYALLICYFIFYYYESVISLNIIYKSDYL, encoded by the coding sequence ATGACTATTCTATGGATCAATCTTGCCATAGTTTTTATTTTGTCATTTTTCTCAAGATATTTTGCTGTTTCAACAACTGGAATGCTCTCTTCAGTTCCGATAAAACCAAATAAAGCCCTTGTTTTTGGAACGATGGTATCATTAGCACTAGTTGCAGGTCTCCGTTCAAATATAGGAGATACCTATTTTTACAAGCACTCTTTTGAAATGAATGATTTTACTTGGGAATTTATTAATTCTCAGAAAGATATTGGTTTTGGATTACTCCAAATGGTATTAAAAAGGTATTCTAATGACCCACAGATTCTAATCTTAACAACTGCCATTATAACAAATATACTTATTGTCCTTGTATTGTACAAATACTCGCGAATGTTTGAGCTTAGTATGTTTGTCTATATTACAGGTGGTTTATTTTTAATTTCTATGAATGGTATTAGACAGTGTCTTGCTGCAGCAGTTATTTTTACGGCAACAAAATTTTTAATTGAGGGAAGTTTGCTGAAATATATCTTAGTCATACTTGTTGCTTCCACGTTTCATCAAAGTGCACTAGTATTAATCCCAATCTATTTTTTAGTTAGGTATAAAGCTTGGTCAAAGGCAACTTTTATCCTGTTATTTTTCTCAATTTTAATAGTGTTAGGATTTGATAAATTTTCAACCATATTATTCTCCGCAATTAAGGACACTGAATATGGTCATTATCAAAACTTTAATGAAGGCGGAGCTAGCATTATTAGAGTTGCTGTAAATCTTGTTCCGATTGCAATCTCCTACTTTGGAAGAGAAAAGCTACGAAAGATTTTCCCTGAAAGTGACATTATAGTGAACATGTCAATTATTGGATTTGTCTTTATGATTATTTCAACCCAAAATTGGATATTTGCTAGATTCTCTATTTATTTTACTTTATATCATTTAATTCTGATTTCTTGGATTGTCAAAGTTTTTTCTGAAAAGGATCAAAGAGTCATCTATTATGCACTTTTAATATGCTATTTTATTTTTTATTATTATGAGAGTGTAATATCTTTGAATATCATTTATAAAAGTGATTATTTATAA
- a CDS encoding glycosyltransferase family 1 protein encodes MERGGAETLIMNIYRNLDRSKIQFDFISHSNKQGDYEKEIIELGGRIFKIPSLGQLGPYTYIKELVKIMSANSFIAVHAHTDFQSGFPALAAKISGITNRICHSHSNNWHKGNRYYEKITLKVLQTIIRFTATHYCSCSKEAAEFLFGKKMFNDGKVRILKNGIDINQFESKKNYRKSVSEELGIPDNSKIIGHVGRFSESKNHIFILKILKELLEKDSSFFALLIGEGPLKKQIEKDAQTLGILKHIRFLGVREDIPRLMKAFDVFLFPSQFEGFGIVALEAQSAGTPCVISNKVPITTDMGLGLTSYLSLDERLENWCTEINDALEKDRPSSRLIKEEISKRGYNIQSNVNDWINLYGAS; translated from the coding sequence ATGGAACGCGGTGGAGCGGAAACCTTAATCATGAATATTTATAGAAACTTGGATAGGTCAAAAATCCAATTTGATTTTATATCACACTCAAACAAACAAGGGGATTACGAGAAGGAAATTATTGAACTTGGTGGAAGGATTTTCAAAATTCCAAGTTTGGGGCAGCTTGGTCCATATACCTATATAAAAGAATTAGTAAAAATTATGTCTGCAAATTCTTTTATTGCCGTTCACGCTCATACAGACTTTCAAAGTGGATTTCCAGCATTAGCTGCTAAAATAAGTGGGATTACAAATAGAATTTGTCATTCCCACAGTAACAATTGGCATAAAGGGAATAGATATTATGAAAAAATCACTTTAAAAGTCCTCCAAACAATAATTAGATTTACTGCAACACATTATTGCAGTTGTAGTAAAGAAGCAGCTGAATTTCTATTTGGCAAAAAAATGTTTAATGATGGAAAAGTTAGAATTCTTAAAAATGGAATTGATATTAACCAATTTGAAAGTAAAAAAAACTATAGAAAAAGTGTTTCCGAGGAATTAGGGATACCCGATAATTCCAAAATTATCGGTCATGTAGGAAGGTTTTCAGAGTCTAAAAATCATATATTTATATTGAAAATTCTAAAGGAATTATTAGAAAAAGACAGTAGTTTTTTTGCCTTATTAATAGGTGAAGGCCCATTAAAAAAACAAATTGAAAAAGATGCACAAACCCTAGGAATTCTAAAACACATTAGGTTTTTAGGGGTCAGGGAAGATATACCGAGATTGATGAAAGCCTTTGATGTATTTCTTTTCCCTTCACAATTTGAAGGTTTTGGTATAGTTGCGTTAGAGGCGCAAAGTGCAGGAACACCTTGTGTCATCTCCAATAAAGTGCCCATTACTACAGATATGGGATTAGGATTAACTTCTTATCTCAGTCTTGATGAGAGATTGGAAAACTGGTGCACTGAAATTAATGATGCTTTAGAAAAGGATAGACCCAGCAGCAGGCTGATTAAAGAAGAAATATCCAAACGTGGTTACAACATTCAAAGTAATGTTAATGATTGGATTAATTTATATGGGGCTAGTTGA
- a CDS encoding glycosyltransferase gives MKKKLLIASFDLAIGGVERSLIGLLNNIDYTKYEVDLMLFKHEGEFLPFLPTGPKLLPELPQYTTFRMPIAQIAKEGQIPVAISRMMAKYIGSFHGKVKSIDEPGYLVIQYGWEMATPFLPKLNKEYDVAIGFLWPHHFVAEKVKAKKRIGWIHTDYSNIHVNQKLETKMWNKLDNIVAVSEECSNTFLNIFPEFKPKTTIIENILSPEFIRKQANDDFSGVFKKTPGKTILLTVGRLTHAKGLDYAIRACKELLKAGYDIEWYVVGYGPLEADLKELIKQLNLSDSFFLLGKKTNPYPYIKNCDIYVQPSRYEGKAVTIREAQILGKPVVITNFPTAKSQAINGVDALITTQDVSGLVNGIQSLINDDNLRNRLISNVLSKDYGNENEIEKLYNLLG, from the coding sequence ATGAAAAAGAAGTTATTAATCGCATCTTTTGACTTGGCTATAGGTGGGGTAGAAAGAAGTCTTATTGGTTTACTAAATAATATTGATTACACTAAATATGAAGTGGACTTGATGTTATTTAAACATGAAGGAGAATTCCTTCCTTTTCTCCCGACTGGTCCAAAATTATTACCAGAACTACCTCAATATACAACCTTCAGAATGCCAATTGCTCAAATCGCTAAAGAGGGACAAATACCCGTTGCAATCTCGCGCATGATGGCAAAATATATAGGTTCCTTTCACGGTAAAGTGAAAAGTATTGATGAACCAGGCTACCTTGTTATCCAATATGGTTGGGAAATGGCAACTCCTTTTCTTCCAAAACTTAATAAAGAATATGATGTGGCCATAGGTTTTCTATGGCCACATCATTTTGTCGCTGAAAAGGTAAAAGCAAAAAAGAGAATTGGATGGATCCATACTGATTATTCCAATATTCATGTAAACCAGAAACTTGAAACGAAAATGTGGAATAAATTGGACAACATTGTTGCTGTTTCAGAAGAGTGTTCAAATACATTCTTAAATATCTTCCCAGAGTTTAAACCAAAAACAACCATAATAGAAAATATTTTGTCACCTGAGTTTATTAGGAAACAAGCCAATGATGATTTCTCAGGGGTATTCAAAAAGACACCAGGAAAAACTATTTTGTTGACAGTAGGGCGTCTAACACATGCAAAAGGGTTAGATTATGCAATAAGAGCTTGTAAAGAATTATTAAAAGCTGGATACGATATTGAGTGGTATGTGGTTGGATATGGTCCCCTTGAAGCTGACTTAAAAGAACTTATCAAACAATTAAATTTGTCTGACAGTTTCTTTCTGCTTGGTAAAAAGACAAATCCATATCCATATATTAAAAATTGTGATATTTATGTACAGCCATCAAGGTATGAAGGAAAGGCTGTGACGATTAGAGAAGCCCAAATATTAGGTAAGCCAGTTGTCATCACCAATTTTCCCACAGCTAAAAGCCAAGCAATTAACGGAGTGGATGCTTTAATTACTACACAAGATGTATCAGGTTTAGTAAATGGAATTCAAAGTTTAATAAATGATGATAACCTTAGAAATAGGCTTATATCAAATGTACTGTCGAAGGATTATGGTAACGAGAATGAAATTGAAAAGTTATATAACCTATTAGGTTAG
- the galE gene encoding UDP-glucose 4-epimerase GalE yields the protein MAILITGGAGYIGSHTCVELLNAGYEIVVVDNFINSNPESLNRIREITGKSFKSYYIDLLDEEKLNKVFWENDIDSVIHFAGLKAVGESVNLPLRYYHNNITGTLVLCQAMKQNNVKKLVFSSSATVYGMPERFPISEDFPLGTLNPYGRTKLMIEEILQDLYVSDSDWSIALLRYFNPIGAHTSGLIGEDPTGIPNNIMPYITQVAVGKLKELNVFGNQYPTKDGTGVRDYIHVVDLANGHLRALEKVTNSSGIDAYNLGTGKGYSVLELVSAFEQAAKKRIPFKIVEARPGDAAICYANPLKAKQELGWEAVKSIQEMCIDSWRWQMKNPNGYNNRIADLENRHLVKSGDFNL from the coding sequence ATGGCAATACTTATTACTGGAGGAGCTGGCTACATCGGCAGCCATACATGTGTTGAATTATTGAATGCGGGCTATGAAATTGTAGTGGTGGATAACTTTATTAATAGTAATCCAGAATCTTTGAACCGAATAAGAGAAATTACAGGTAAAAGTTTCAAAAGTTATTATATTGATTTACTGGATGAGGAGAAATTGAATAAAGTATTTTGGGAAAATGATATCGATTCGGTCATCCACTTTGCTGGCTTAAAAGCAGTCGGTGAATCGGTTAACCTTCCGCTTAGATATTATCATAACAATATTACTGGTACGCTTGTCCTATGCCAAGCGATGAAACAAAATAATGTTAAAAAGTTAGTTTTTAGTTCATCAGCAACTGTGTATGGTATGCCAGAGCGGTTTCCAATTTCAGAGGATTTTCCTCTTGGGACATTGAACCCGTATGGTCGAACCAAGTTAATGATTGAAGAAATCTTGCAGGATCTTTACGTTTCAGATAGTGATTGGAGTATTGCACTTTTAAGATATTTTAATCCAATCGGAGCTCATACTAGTGGGCTTATTGGCGAAGACCCAACTGGTATTCCCAATAACATTATGCCTTACATAACACAGGTGGCAGTAGGAAAACTAAAAGAATTAAATGTATTTGGAAATCAATATCCTACCAAAGATGGAACTGGTGTCCGGGACTACATTCATGTAGTGGATTTAGCCAATGGTCATCTAAGGGCACTTGAGAAAGTTACAAACTCCTCTGGTATTGATGCCTATAATCTTGGTACTGGAAAAGGCTATAGCGTATTAGAACTGGTATCAGCTTTTGAACAGGCAGCAAAGAAAAGAATACCGTTTAAAATTGTAGAAGCACGACCTGGTGATGCAGCCATATGTTATGCTAATCCATTAAAGGCGAAACAAGAGTTAGGATGGGAGGCAGTGAAAAGTATTCAAGAGATGTGTATTGACTCTTGGAGGTGGCAGATGAAAAACCCAAACGGATATAACAATAGAATCGCTGACTTAGAAAATCGCCACTTAGTGAAGAGTGGCGATTTTAATTTGTAA
- a CDS encoding sugar transferase yields the protein MKRLFDIIVSLILLICFSPIYVIFAFLVKVKLGSPIIFKQMRPGLYGKPFYLYKLRSMTDERNHKGQLLPDDKRLTSFGQFLRKYSIDEYPQLINVIKGDISLVGPRPLLMEYLPLYTKEQSMRHNVKPGITGWAQINGRNAITWEEKFNLDLWYVKNQSFLLDIKILFLTVYKVVVSEGINQPGNATAESFTGSNSTVRGGHG from the coding sequence ATGAAGCGTTTGTTTGATATCATAGTTTCATTAATTTTATTAATATGTTTTTCTCCCATCTATGTCATTTTTGCCTTTTTGGTGAAGGTAAAGCTAGGGTCTCCGATTATATTTAAACAGATGCGGCCAGGTTTATATGGTAAACCATTTTACCTTTATAAACTTAGATCGATGACTGATGAAAGAAATCATAAAGGTCAATTGCTGCCAGACGATAAAAGGCTGACCTCGTTTGGTCAATTCCTGCGAAAATATAGTATCGATGAGTACCCTCAGTTAATAAATGTAATTAAGGGTGATATTAGCTTAGTTGGTCCAAGACCTCTGTTAATGGAGTACTTACCCCTTTATACAAAGGAGCAATCAATGCGCCACAATGTTAAACCTGGTATAACCGGTTGGGCACAGATCAATGGTCGAAATGCAATAACGTGGGAAGAAAAATTTAATTTGGATCTCTGGTATGTAAAAAATCAATCGTTTTTACTGGATATTAAAATCCTATTTTTAACCGTTTATAAAGTAGTGGTCTCGGAAGGAATAAATCAACCAGGAAATGCTACAGCGGAAAGCTTTACAGGTTCGAATTCTACGGTCAGAGGGGGACATGGATGA
- a CDS encoding acetyltransferase: protein MKIVVVGRGGHSKVIVDMILSNREHDIVGFLDDKYDELGLIEDIYCGPISSAKGLVENSHDIKFVIAIGDNKIRHSIVHRLNLTYKNYITVIHKSAVISPTAKIGHGAVIMPNSVINADSRIGNHSIINTSSVIEHDSIVGDFSHVCPGATLTGTVQLGEGAYVGAGSTIIPNIKIGEWTIIGAGATVISDIPAFCTAVGTPAKVKKVNQISLRVN, encoded by the coding sequence ATGAAAATTGTGGTAGTTGGTCGTGGAGGTCACAGCAAGGTAATAGTCGATATGATTTTATCTAATCGGGAACATGACATTGTTGGTTTTTTGGATGACAAATATGATGAGTTAGGATTAATAGAGGATATTTATTGTGGACCCATTTCATCAGCCAAAGGACTAGTCGAAAATTCACATGATATTAAATTTGTCATTGCAATCGGGGATAATAAGATTCGTCATTCAATTGTACATAGACTAAATCTCACATATAAAAATTATATAACCGTGATTCACAAGTCGGCAGTTATTAGTCCTACTGCCAAGATAGGTCATGGAGCTGTTATTATGCCTAATTCTGTAATAAATGCTGATAGTAGAATCGGCAATCATTCCATTATTAACACAAGCTCAGTGATTGAACACGATAGTATCGTAGGTGATTTTTCTCATGTTTGCCCTGGTGCCACATTAACCGGTACTGTCCAATTAGGTGAGGGTGCCTATGTTGGCGCAGGATCCACGATTATCCCTAACATTAAGATTGGTGAGTGGACTATTATTGGTGCTGGGGCAACAGTGATTTCGGATATTCCCGCTTTTTGTACAGCCGTTGGTACTCCTGCCAAGGTCAAAAAAGTCAATCAAATAAGTTTGAGGGTGAATTAA
- a CDS encoding aminotransferase class I/II-fold pyridoxal phosphate-dependent enzyme, with amino-acid sequence MSGNEQKYIDEAFETNWIAPLGPNIDEFEKKIANYVGVNEAVAVSSGTAAIHLALSLLDVKKGDKVFCSSLTFVASANPIIYQGAEPVFIDSELDTWNMSPEALEKAFIDASSEGKLPKAVIVVNLYGQSAKMDEILSICNQYDVPIIEDAAESLGSIYKGKASGTFGKFGIYSFNGNKIITTSGGGMLISEDIEGLRKARFLATQARDPAPHYQHSNIGFNYRMSNILAGIGRAQLEVLNHRVEARRLIFEKYYQELAHSAGIYFMPELENTLSNRWLTALTINEAEAGVSVQDVLNALTEENIEARPVWKPLHMQPIFQGAKYYSHSKRENISEYLFENGICLPSGSNMTIEEQLRVINCIKETLAFANGRKRCV; translated from the coding sequence ATGAGTGGGAATGAGCAAAAGTATATAGATGAGGCATTCGAAACCAACTGGATAGCGCCACTTGGTCCAAATATTGATGAATTCGAAAAAAAAATTGCGAATTATGTGGGAGTCAATGAAGCTGTTGCCGTTAGTTCAGGTACCGCAGCAATTCATTTGGCTCTTTCTTTATTAGATGTGAAAAAGGGTGACAAAGTTTTTTGTTCTAGCCTCACCTTTGTTGCTAGTGCCAATCCTATTATATATCAAGGTGCAGAGCCAGTATTTATCGATTCCGAGTTAGATACATGGAATATGTCTCCTGAAGCTTTAGAAAAGGCTTTTATAGATGCAAGTAGTGAAGGAAAACTACCAAAAGCTGTGATCGTTGTGAATTTGTACGGACAGAGTGCAAAAATGGATGAGATCCTTTCTATATGCAATCAATACGATGTTCCTATTATTGAAGATGCAGCAGAATCACTTGGGTCAATTTATAAAGGTAAAGCAAGTGGAACATTCGGAAAATTCGGGATTTATTCGTTTAACGGCAACAAAATTATTACCACATCCGGTGGGGGAATGCTTATTTCAGAGGACATTGAAGGGTTAAGAAAAGCTCGCTTTTTGGCAACCCAAGCACGTGATCCTGCACCACATTATCAGCATAGCAATATAGGGTTTAATTACCGAATGAGCAATATTTTAGCGGGGATTGGCAGGGCTCAATTAGAAGTTTTGAACCATAGGGTTGAAGCAAGGAGGCTAATCTTTGAAAAATATTATCAAGAGTTAGCACATTCGGCAGGGATTTACTTCATGCCGGAATTAGAAAATACCCTATCAAATCGTTGGTTAACAGCTCTTACGATTAATGAGGCAGAAGCAGGAGTTTCTGTTCAAGATGTATTAAATGCATTAACAGAAGAAAATATTGAAGCCCGTCCAGTATGGAAGCCGCTTCATATGCAGCCAATTTTCCAAGGAGCTAAATATTATTCACATAGTAAGAGGGAAAATATCTCTGAATATTTATTTGAAAACGGCATATGCTTACCATCTGGTTCCAATATGACCATAGAGGAACAATTAAGAGTTATTAATTGTATTAAAGAAACTTTAGCATTTGCAAATGGTAGGAAGAGATGTGTTTGA
- a CDS encoding helix-turn-helix domain-containing protein: protein MIGKNIYEIRMKKGLTLSALAERANISKSYLSNIERNLNQNPSIHVIGKIANELGVDIKELLKSVETKDQQSNDNEWLEIVNELRETGIEKGQLNEYKTLIEFIKWQNQNTEAKK, encoded by the coding sequence ATGATAGGAAAAAATATCTATGAAATACGTATGAAAAAAGGGCTAACATTATCAGCTCTTGCAGAACGTGCAAATATCTCAAAGTCATATCTTAGTAATATTGAGAGAAACTTAAACCAGAATCCCTCAATTCACGTTATAGGAAAGATTGCAAATGAATTGGGTGTTGATATAAAGGAACTTTTAAAAAGTGTAGAAACTAAGGACCAACAATCTAATGATAATGAATGGCTTGAAATAGTAAATGAGTTAAGGGAAACGGGCATTGAGAAAGGGCAATTGAACGAATATAAAACATTGATTGAATTTATAAAGTGGCAGAATCAGAATACGGAAGCAAAAAAATAA
- a CDS encoding glycosyltransferase family 2 protein yields MNQKVSVVVPIYKVERYLSKCVDSILNQTYRNLEVILVNDGSPDDCGNIAENYALLDNRVKVIHKENGGLSDARNYGMKYVTGEYTLFVDSDDWLDRSMIEELVKTSSKFQAEVVQSAFYYAYNDHLLFDSRVYKQNASPVVLDNKSLMYELVKNNIVKNFAWGKLYKTKIIKDIPFKKGVLFEDVFWAHQVMQGVKTFVCVNKPFYFYLQRADSIVGTYTPRNLDILEGLKERHRFIEKYYENLTAESYKALLKNNLIHYILLLRNRKKDRNGLYRKEIFEYIKGNYSELKKATVDDKLLKKQLIMFNIHPYLYTIFLVFQKVLRKIRFLPQPIGLERRDL; encoded by the coding sequence TTGAACCAAAAAGTAAGTGTGGTTGTTCCGATATATAAGGTTGAGAGGTACCTATCAAAATGTGTCGATAGCATTTTAAATCAAACCTATAGAAATCTAGAGGTTATTTTAGTGAATGATGGGTCTCCTGATGATTGCGGTAACATTGCAGAAAATTATGCATTATTAGATAATCGAGTCAAGGTTATACACAAGGAAAATGGAGGTTTATCTGATGCTAGGAATTATGGGATGAAGTATGTAACAGGGGAATATACTCTTTTTGTTGACAGTGATGATTGGTTGGATAGAAGTATGATAGAGGAACTTGTGAAAACTAGTAGTAAATTTCAAGCTGAGGTTGTGCAATCAGCTTTTTATTATGCGTATAATGATCATTTGTTATTTGACAGTAGGGTTTATAAACAGAATGCTTCTCCAGTAGTATTAGATAATAAATCATTAATGTATGAACTTGTGAAAAACAACATAGTCAAAAACTTTGCCTGGGGTAAGCTCTACAAAACTAAAATAATCAAAGACATTCCTTTTAAAAAAGGCGTTTTGTTTGAAGATGTATTTTGGGCCCATCAAGTGATGCAAGGAGTAAAAACGTTTGTTTGTGTAAATAAACCCTTTTATTTTTATCTCCAAAGAGCAGACAGCATTGTAGGAACTTATACACCAAGAAACTTGGATATTCTTGAGGGGTTAAAAGAAAGACATCGTTTTATTGAAAAGTATTATGAGAATCTAACAGCTGAATCATATAAGGCACTATTAAAAAACAATTTAATCCATTATATCCTTCTCTTGCGGAACAGGAAAAAGGATCGCAACGGGTTGTATCGAAAAGAAATTTTCGAGTATATCAAGGGGAACTACTCAGAATTAAAAAAAGCAACGGTCGATGATAAACTATTAAAAAAGCAACTAATTATGTTTAATATTCATCCCTATCTTTATACAATATTTCTGGTTTTCCAAAAGGTATTAAGAAAGATAAGGTTCCTTCCTCAACCGATTGGGCTGGAAAGAAGAGATTTATAA
- a CDS encoding CDP-glycerol glycerophosphotransferase family protein encodes MIKNYIALFIIYIFNLLPIKKNKIFFFSYYGSQYGCSPKYISEYILKNYPKDKFDVVWAFNDLNGKEHLSDFRKVKIMTFRYFYELCTSKIVITNFRTTDLYVKRKNQYYIQTWHSFLRLKQIEKDAEESLPSNYINMAKKDSRKCDLLLSGCDYSSDIFKRAFWYEGDIFEHGTPRNDLLFKDNSFFRNKILKELDVQDNQKIILYAPTFRKDNNLEVYNIQYSNIMERLKNKFGGEWVFLVKLHPHLMSQSSQLTFYNNVIDVTSYDDIQELLSIADVLITDYSSLMFDFAITQRPCFLFVPDLVEYIKKDRNLYFDIKELPFISAENTQELLDKIESFDNTMYSQRLSYFLKRVGSFESGKANEHLLKHIEEVCFNDDRRKGYEKEAV; translated from the coding sequence TTGATTAAAAACTATATAGCACTTTTCATAATTTATATTTTCAACCTTCTTCCAATTAAGAAAAATAAAATATTCTTTTTTAGCTACTATGGAAGTCAATATGGATGTAGCCCTAAATATATTTCAGAATATATTCTCAAGAATTATCCTAAAGATAAATTTGATGTGGTATGGGCTTTCAATGATCTTAATGGTAAAGAACATTTAAGCGACTTTAGAAAAGTAAAGATCATGACATTTAGGTATTTTTATGAATTATGTACTTCTAAAATTGTGATTACCAATTTTAGAACAACAGATTTATATGTTAAAAGAAAAAATCAGTATTATATTCAAACCTGGCATAGCTTTTTGCGTTTAAAACAAATAGAAAAAGATGCGGAAGAATCTCTGCCATCAAACTATATTAATATGGCAAAAAAGGACTCTCGAAAATGTGATCTATTACTATCCGGTTGTGATTATAGCTCGGATATTTTTAAAAGAGCTTTCTGGTATGAAGGAGATATCTTTGAACATGGTACACCAAGAAATGATTTACTGTTCAAAGATAATTCCTTTTTTAGAAACAAAATTCTAAAGGAACTAGACGTTCAGGACAATCAAAAGATAATTCTTTATGCACCTACATTTAGGAAAGATAATAATTTAGAGGTTTATAACATTCAATATTCAAACATCATGGAACGGTTGAAAAATAAATTTGGAGGGGAGTGGGTTTTCTTAGTTAAATTACATCCACACCTAATGTCCCAGTCTAGTCAATTAACTTTCTATAACAACGTCATTGATGTCACGTCCTATGATGATATTCAGGAGTTACTAAGTATTGCTGACGTCTTAATTACTGATTATTCATCACTTATGTTTGATTTCGCTATTACCCAACGACCCTGCTTCTTATTCGTCCCAGATTTAGTTGAATACATAAAGAAGGATCGGAATTTATACTTTGATATAAAGGAATTACCTTTTATTTCCGCAGAAAATACTCAAGAGTTACTTGATAAAATTGAAAGCTTTGATAATACAATGTACAGTCAACGCTTATCTTATTTTTTAAAAAGAGTGGGATCATTTGAAAGTGGTAAAGCAAATGAACACCTTCTCAAGCATATAGAAGAGGTTTGTTTTAACGATGATAGGAGGAAAGGTTATGAAAAAGAAGCAGTATAA
- a CDS encoding adenylyltransferase/cytidyltransferase family protein, whose amino-acid sequence MKKKQYKIGYTAGVFDLFHVGHLNILKKAKEQCEYLIVGVSTDELVMEYKKKSPVIPHHERMEIVEGIKYVDKVVPQTNRDKFSAWESLQFDVMFVGDDWKGNVLFNEVEKEFNLVGVEIIYFPYTQGVSSTIVKKKITL is encoded by the coding sequence ATGAAAAAGAAGCAGTATAAAATTGGTTATACAGCAGGAGTATTTGATTTATTTCATGTAGGGCATCTAAATATTTTAAAAAAGGCAAAAGAACAATGTGAATATCTTATTGTTGGAGTAAGTACGGATGAATTAGTAATGGAATATAAGAAGAAAAGCCCAGTAATACCACATCATGAAAGAATGGAAATTGTCGAGGGAATAAAATATGTTGATAAGGTTGTTCCTCAAACCAATAGGGATAAATTTTCCGCTTGGGAATCCCTACAGTTTGACGTAATGTTTGTGGGGGATGATTGGAAGGGAAACGTACTATTTAATGAGGTTGAAAAGGAGTTCAATCTAGTAGGGGTTGAGATTATTTATTTTCCTTACACTCAGGGAGTGTCATCAACAATTGTAAAGAAGAAAATAACATTATAA